In a single window of the Carassius carassius chromosome 26, fCarCar2.1, whole genome shotgun sequence genome:
- the LOC132105637 gene encoding protein Wnt-16-like — MDKTGCGIHAVYHLFLIWLSVCPLCSQGSWMWLGITSVGVHEKLGCAHLPLSHKQKELCARKPHLIPSIKEGARLGITECQTQFKHERWNCSTRRDPNVFGFELTSGTKETAFIYAVMAAGLVHAVTRSCSAGNMTECSCDMSLLGSGSPTEGWHWGGCSDDIAFGTSFSRRFINNSVKNISARSEDALLTMNQHNSEAGRQAVAKTMLTDCRCHGVSGSCAVKTCWRTMAAFERVGTYLKERYENSVQVVDRSKHKVRRKDKDHRHTPISKEELIFFNKSPNYCLEDRRLGVTGTRGRRCNRTSAGPDGCNLLCCGRGYNTHVVRHVERCECKFVWCCYVRCRRCETMNDMHTCK; from the exons ATGGATAAAACCGGTTGTGGGATACATGCAGTTTACCATTTATTCCTTATATGGCTCTCAGTTTGCCCTCTGTGCTCTCAGGGAAGTTGGAT GTGGTTGGGCATCACATCTGTAGGAGTGCACGAGAAGTTGGGTTGCGCGCATTTGCCCCTGTCGCACAAGCAGAAGGAGCTATGCGCGCGCAAACCGCACCTTATACCGAGCATTAAAGAGGGCGCGCGCCTGGGCATCACCGAGTGCCAAACGCAGTTCAAACACGAGCGCTGGAACTGCTCGACCCGACGGGACCCCAACGTGTTCGGCTTCGAGCTCACCAGTG gtaCAAAAGAGACAGCGTTTATTTATGCAGTAATGGCTGCCGGCCTGGTTCACGCAGTCACCCGCTCTTGCAGTGCTGGAAATATGACAGAGTGTTCATGTGATATGAGCCTGCTGGGCAGCGGTTCTCCCACGGAGGGATGGCACTGGGGTGGGTGCTCTGATGACATCGCCTTCGGTACTTCGTTCAGCCGTCGCTTCATCAACAATTCGGTAAAGAACATATCAGCCCGTAGTGAGGATGCCCTGCTCACTATGAACCAGCATAACAGCGAGGCTGGGAGACAG GCGGTGGCCAAAACAATGTTGACAGACTGTCGCTGTCATGGCGTGTCGGGTTCGTGTGCGGTAAAAACATGTTGGCGCACAATGGCTGCATTCGAGCGTGTGGGCACCTACCTGAAGGAGCGCTACGAAAACAGCGTTCAGGTGGTGGACCGTTCTAAACATAAGGTGCGACGTAAGGACAAAGACCATCGCCACACACCTATTAGCAAAGAAGAGTTAATCTTCTTCAACAAATCTCCCAATTACTGTTTGGAGGACCGGCGGTTGGGCGTGACGGGGACCAGGGGCCGCAGGTGTAACAGAACTTCAGCCGGGCCGGACGGCTGTAACCTGCTGTGCTGTGGGCGGGGCTACAACACACACGTGGTACGACACGTAGAGCGCTGCGAGTGTAAATTTGTCTGGTGCTGCTACGTTCGCTGTCGCCGCTGTGAGACAATGAACGACATGCACACCTGCAAGTAG